A single region of the Halobacterium wangiae genome encodes:
- a CDS encoding transcription factor — MAFEDLLDEPVVQKYLHELVGPKGMPVAAAPPDGEVTDEELAERLGLELNDVRRALFILYENDLATYRRVRDEDSGWLTYLWTFEYENVPENLREEMDRLLGALVERREYELQNEFYLCEVCSIRFEFGEAMDLGFECPECGSPVEAMENTHLVDAMDERIENLRSELGVKA, encoded by the coding sequence ATGGCTTTTGAGGACCTGCTGGACGAGCCCGTGGTGCAGAAGTACCTCCACGAGCTGGTCGGCCCGAAGGGGATGCCCGTGGCCGCGGCGCCCCCGGACGGCGAAGTGACCGACGAGGAGTTGGCCGAGCGACTCGGCCTGGAGCTGAACGACGTGCGGCGCGCGCTGTTCATCCTCTACGAGAACGACCTGGCGACGTACCGACGGGTGCGCGACGAGGACTCCGGCTGGCTCACCTACCTCTGGACGTTCGAGTACGAGAACGTCCCGGAGAACCTCCGCGAGGAGATGGACCGCCTGCTGGGCGCGCTCGTCGAACGCCGCGAGTACGAGCTACAGAACGAGTTCTACCTCTGTGAGGTCTGTTCGATCCGCTTCGAGTTCGGCGAGGCGATGGACCTCGGCTTCGAGTGTCCCGAGTGCGGGTCGCCCGTCGAGGCGATGGAGAACACGCACCTCGTCGACGCGATGGACGAACGCATCGAGAACCTCCGCTCGGAACTCGGCGTGAAGGCCTGA
- a CDS encoding inorganic phosphate transporter, translated as MIGVLLLVGILVAMFVGFNVGGSTTGPAFGPAVGADALSKSSAAALMTAFFFVGAWTLGRRVVDTLGRELVYDPSIFTLEASIGVLFFIGLALFVGNVFGVPASTSMTAVGAIAGLGFARNELNWAVMGEIATWWIVAPVIGFWVSLIIGRYFYARLHRIIAMERSDGALVELDRSGAVPVPTPEESTNRKELFGVVTVIAIGCLMAFSSGTSNIANAIAPLVGSDVIEMNPAILLGCLAVGIGAFTIARRTLETMGSDITELPLTAAIVVATVSATLVIFLSAIGIPASFVVIATMSIVGLGWGRATRPVSVPDVVRGEEDVPVSVGGLAADEDRDEVPAIGEEEPEDIPSAGDLFDPGTTARVILMQNLVPLVGTVGAFLTFRYVPIFGF; from the coding sequence GTGATCGGCGTCCTCCTCCTCGTCGGAATCCTGGTGGCGATGTTCGTCGGGTTCAACGTCGGCGGGTCGACGACCGGGCCTGCGTTCGGGCCGGCAGTCGGCGCGGACGCGCTCTCGAAGTCGTCGGCAGCGGCGCTGATGACCGCGTTCTTCTTCGTCGGGGCGTGGACCCTCGGCCGTCGCGTCGTGGACACCCTCGGCCGCGAGCTCGTCTACGACCCGAGCATCTTCACGCTGGAGGCCAGCATCGGCGTGCTGTTCTTCATCGGCCTCGCGCTGTTCGTCGGTAACGTCTTCGGCGTCCCCGCGTCCACGTCGATGACCGCGGTCGGCGCCATCGCCGGCCTCGGGTTCGCCCGCAACGAACTCAACTGGGCCGTGATGGGCGAGATCGCGACGTGGTGGATCGTCGCCCCCGTCATCGGCTTCTGGGTGTCGCTCATCATCGGCCGGTACTTCTACGCGCGCCTCCACCGCATCATCGCGATGGAGCGCAGCGACGGGGCGCTGGTCGAACTCGACCGGTCCGGCGCGGTGCCGGTCCCCACGCCGGAGGAGTCGACCAACCGGAAGGAGCTGTTCGGCGTGGTAACGGTCATCGCCATCGGCTGCCTGATGGCGTTCAGCTCCGGGACGAGCAACATCGCCAACGCCATCGCGCCGCTCGTCGGCAGCGACGTCATCGAGATGAACCCGGCCATCCTGCTGGGCTGTCTCGCGGTCGGTATCGGCGCGTTCACTATCGCGCGCCGGACGCTGGAGACGATGGGCAGCGACATCACCGAACTCCCGCTGACGGCGGCCATCGTGGTCGCGACGGTGAGCGCGACGCTCGTCATCTTCCTGTCGGCGATCGGTATCCCGGCGAGCTTCGTCGTCATCGCGACGATGAGCATCGTCGGTCTCGGCTGGGGGCGGGCCACCCGACCGGTGTCGGTGCCGGACGTGGTCCGCGGCGAGGAGGACGTGCCCGTGAGCGTGGGCGGCCTCGCGGCGGACGAGGACCGCGACGAGGTGCCCGCGATCGGCGAGGAGGAGCCCGAGGACATCCCGAGCGCGGGAGACCTCTTCGACCCGGGGACGACGGCGCGGGTCATCCTGATGCAGAATCTCGTTCCCCTCGTCGGGACCGTCGGCGCGTTCCTGACGTTCCGCTACGTCCCCATCTTCGGGTTCTGA
- a CDS encoding tRNA (cytidine(56)-2'-O)-methyltransferase — protein MQGEQAVTVLRYGHRPGRDDRMTTHVGLTARALGADRVVLPGNAGQSEETVADITDRFGGPFDVELTDELDATIRNWTGSVVHLTMYGEPVQDVESEIRDAHRSDPLLVVVGGEKVPFDVYEHADWNVGVTNQPHSEVAGLAVFLDRLFDGRELERTYEDADRRVIPQACGKRVEDLD, from the coding sequence ATGCAGGGCGAACAAGCGGTCACGGTGCTCAGGTACGGCCACCGGCCGGGCCGCGACGACCGCATGACCACCCACGTCGGCCTCACGGCCCGAGCACTCGGCGCCGACCGCGTCGTCCTCCCGGGCAACGCCGGCCAGTCCGAGGAGACGGTCGCGGACATCACCGACCGGTTCGGCGGCCCCTTCGACGTCGAACTCACCGACGAACTCGACGCCACCATCCGCAACTGGACGGGGTCGGTCGTCCACCTCACGATGTACGGCGAACCCGTCCAGGACGTCGAGAGCGAGATCCGCGACGCTCACCGGAGCGACCCGCTGCTCGTCGTCGTCGGTGGCGAGAAGGTCCCCTTCGACGTGTACGAGCACGCCGACTGGAACGTCGGTGTCACGAACCAGCCACACTCGGAGGTGGCCGGCCTCGCGGTGTTCCTCGACCGGCTCTTCGACGGGCGGGAACTCGAACGGACCTACGAGGACGCCGACCGACGCGTGATCCCCCAGGCCTGCGGGAAGCGCGTCGAGGACCTCGATTAG
- a CDS encoding DUF2250 domain-containing protein — MNGASSRQPTWSRPADRDIIEFLAEVGAEYPAIVANRIGMHAPYVETRCEELTERGLLEAVSGEVVYRLTDAGERACESGVLPE, encoded by the coding sequence ATGAACGGCGCATCGTCCCGCCAGCCAACGTGGAGTCGCCCCGCCGACCGCGACATCATCGAGTTCCTTGCCGAGGTTGGCGCCGAGTACCCGGCCATCGTCGCCAACCGCATCGGCATGCACGCGCCCTACGTCGAGACTCGCTGCGAGGAGCTCACCGAACGCGGGCTCCTCGAAGCGGTCTCCGGCGAGGTGGTCTACCGACTCACCGACGCTGGCGAGCGCGCCTGCGAGAGCGGCGTCCTGCCGGAGTGA
- a CDS encoding NAD-dependent epimerase/dehydratase family protein — protein MQLSEQRVVVTGAAGLVGSHLAAELAADNDVLAVDNLSKGTRERVPDGVEFVEADMCDAEDVAEVITGDVDIVFHFAAYTDTNYGEPRVLFEENGEMTYNVLERMDEVGVDKLAFTSSSTVYGEAPMPTPEDYAPLEPISIYGASKLADEGLVSTYAHSYGIQSWMYRFANIVGPKQRGNVVPDFIEKLLADPETLTILGNGRQEKSYLHVEDCVDAMVHVVEHADDDLNVYNLGTRTTTSVNTIADIVADEMGLDPDYEYTGGDRGWTGDVPKMRLSIEKLSALGWEPSLSSDESVRKAARGLIEELRAAQ, from the coding sequence ATGCAACTCTCCGAGCAGCGCGTCGTCGTCACCGGCGCGGCGGGCCTCGTCGGCTCCCACCTCGCCGCGGAACTCGCGGCGGACAACGACGTGCTCGCGGTCGACAACCTCTCGAAGGGCACCCGGGAACGCGTGCCCGACGGCGTCGAGTTCGTCGAAGCGGACATGTGCGACGCCGAGGACGTCGCCGAGGTCATCACCGGAGACGTGGACATCGTCTTCCACTTCGCGGCGTACACGGACACGAACTACGGCGAACCCCGCGTACTGTTCGAGGAGAACGGCGAGATGACGTACAACGTCCTCGAACGCATGGACGAGGTGGGCGTCGACAAACTCGCGTTCACCTCCTCCTCGACGGTGTACGGGGAAGCGCCGATGCCGACCCCCGAGGACTACGCGCCGCTCGAACCAATCTCCATCTACGGCGCCAGCAAACTCGCCGACGAGGGCCTCGTCTCCACGTACGCCCACTCCTACGGCATCCAGTCGTGGATGTACCGCTTCGCGAACATCGTCGGCCCGAAGCAGCGCGGTAACGTCGTCCCCGACTTCATCGAGAAACTGCTCGCGGACCCGGAGACGCTCACCATCCTCGGGAACGGCCGCCAGGAGAAGTCCTACCTCCACGTCGAGGACTGCGTCGACGCGATGGTCCACGTGGTCGAGCACGCCGACGACGACCTCAACGTCTACAACCTCGGCACGCGAACGACCACGTCCGTCAACACCATCGCGGACATCGTCGCCGACGAGATGGGACTGGACCCCGACTACGAGTACACGGGCGGCGACCGCGGGTGGACCGGCGACGTGCCGAAGATGCGACTCTCCATCGAGAAGCTCTCGGCGCTCGGCTGGGAGCCGTCGCTGTCATCCGACGAGTCCGTCCGGAAGGCCGCCCGCGGACTGATCGAGGAACTGCGCGCGGCGCAGTAA
- a CDS encoding competence/damage-inducible protein A yields the protein MQVALITVGDELLAGDTENTNATWLATRLTERGASVERVVVVPDDVDAISTEVSRLAATYDAVLVTGGVGPTHDDVTMDAVAAAFDRELAEHPDAIAYFEDHGSYEYADLTEGTTHLPAGARLLENSVGVAPGAVVENVYVLPGVPVEMQAMFDAVAEEFSGPGTHVEFVTVDAPESSLLSAVQDLRDRYDVTVGSYPGDEVRVKIQHEDPDIAHEAATWFEDRVQR from the coding sequence ATGCAGGTGGCGCTGATCACCGTCGGTGACGAACTCCTCGCGGGTGACACGGAGAACACGAACGCGACGTGGCTCGCGACGCGACTGACGGAACGCGGTGCGAGCGTCGAACGAGTCGTCGTCGTCCCCGACGATGTGGACGCCATCAGTACGGAGGTCTCGCGGCTCGCGGCGACCTACGACGCCGTCCTCGTCACCGGCGGCGTCGGCCCGACCCACGACGACGTGACGATGGACGCAGTGGCCGCCGCGTTCGACCGGGAACTCGCCGAACACCCGGACGCCATCGCCTACTTCGAGGACCACGGCAGCTACGAGTACGCCGACCTCACCGAGGGCACGACGCACCTCCCGGCCGGCGCGCGACTGCTGGAGAACTCGGTTGGCGTCGCGCCGGGGGCCGTCGTCGAGAACGTCTACGTCCTGCCGGGCGTCCCCGTCGAGATGCAGGCGATGTTCGACGCCGTCGCCGAGGAGTTCAGCGGCCCGGGAACCCACGTCGAGTTCGTCACCGTGGACGCGCCGGAGAGTTCGCTGCTCTCGGCGGTCCAGGACCTGCGCGACCGCTACGACGTCACCGTCGGGAGCTATCCGGGTGACGAGGTGCGGGTGAAGATTCAGCACGAGGACCCCGACATCGCCCACGAGGCGGCGACGTGGTTCGAGGACCGCGTTCAGCGGTAG
- a CDS encoding DUF5803 family protein has product MRRLLAAVGLAVLVFGAGCLGGPPAPSDEDLSQEAEYDWDRDVNVTITVNNGQYRMVADVDESEVRLSQQGGFGGRNPVYVSAVQFQYANGTVVGADAIDVSTRDSRTVVEFPAANGTFAYTGNAGDRSLTVPVIAEGSHELVLPPGMRVSFPVFGVVEPAGYEKTIEDDRVHVHWESLDGGTVNSKFYLQQDLLLFGGVVGVLAAVAVAGVVYYRIRIRRLEDEREQSGLELDE; this is encoded by the coding sequence ATGAGGCGACTGCTGGCGGCCGTCGGACTCGCCGTCCTCGTCTTCGGCGCCGGCTGTCTCGGCGGACCGCCGGCCCCAAGCGACGAGGACCTCTCCCAGGAGGCCGAGTACGACTGGGACCGGGACGTCAACGTCACCATCACCGTGAACAACGGCCAGTACCGGATGGTCGCGGACGTCGACGAGAGCGAGGTACGACTCTCCCAGCAGGGCGGGTTCGGCGGCCGGAACCCGGTGTACGTCTCCGCGGTGCAGTTCCAGTACGCGAACGGCACCGTGGTCGGCGCCGACGCGATCGACGTCTCGACCCGGGACTCCCGGACAGTCGTCGAGTTCCCCGCGGCCAACGGGACGTTCGCGTACACGGGTAACGCCGGCGACCGGTCGCTGACCGTGCCCGTCATCGCCGAGGGGTCCCACGAACTCGTGCTCCCGCCGGGGATGCGCGTGTCCTTCCCGGTGTTCGGCGTCGTCGAACCGGCCGGCTACGAGAAGACCATCGAGGACGACCGCGTCCACGTCCACTGGGAGTCCCTGGACGGCGGCACCGTCAACTCGAAGTTCTACCTCCAGCAGGACCTGCTGCTGTTCGGCGGCGTCGTCGGCGTGCTCGCCGCGGTCGCCGTGGCTGGCGTCGTCTACTACCGCATCCGCATCCGTCGCCTCGAGGACGAACGCGAGCAGAGCGGTCTCGAGTTGGACGAGTAG
- a CDS encoding GAF domain-containing protein, translating into MNHESYLRAVGLPEFADVPSDSPKRGASLVARPPHATVTADTVEERYVYPVPELGPDGACGVGLADDPYNLAPVCGLEYDRERLRDHPNTARLVALQDTVDRLAEETEADWLGVYRRATNADGEDVLVKEAYVGDPSRAEFPLTESFAERSNNSTVGLTGEAVLVDDVADYDGPYYECDDSVRSEFCCPILAGEDVVGIVDAEAHEPDFFTEQRVLTIAGTCAGLADSDLLTPPRVEA; encoded by the coding sequence ATGAACCACGAGTCCTACCTCCGCGCCGTGGGGTTACCGGAGTTCGCGGACGTGCCGTCGGACTCGCCCAAGCGCGGCGCGTCGCTGGTCGCCCGGCCCCCGCACGCCACCGTCACGGCCGACACGGTCGAAGAGCGCTACGTCTACCCCGTCCCGGAACTCGGACCGGACGGGGCCTGCGGCGTCGGCCTCGCCGACGACCCGTACAACCTCGCGCCCGTCTGCGGACTGGAGTACGACCGCGAGCGACTGCGCGACCACCCGAACACCGCACGACTCGTCGCCCTCCAGGACACCGTCGACCGTCTAGCCGAGGAGACTGAGGCGGACTGGCTCGGCGTCTACCGACGCGCCACGAACGCCGACGGCGAGGACGTGCTCGTCAAGGAGGCGTACGTCGGCGACCCCTCGCGCGCGGAGTTCCCGCTCACGGAGTCGTTCGCCGAGCGTTCGAACAACTCGACGGTCGGCCTGACCGGCGAGGCGGTGCTCGTCGACGACGTCGCCGACTACGACGGCCCGTACTACGAGTGCGACGACAGCGTCCGCAGCGAGTTCTGCTGTCCCATCCTCGCCGGCGAGGACGTCGTCGGCATCGTCGACGCCGAAGCACACGAACCCGACTTCTTCACCGAACAGCGCGTGCTCACCATCGCGGGCACCTGCGCCGGACTCGCGGATTCGGACCTCCTCACGCCGCCGCGCGTCGAGGCCTGA
- a CDS encoding DUF2110 family protein: MVVLATKLYVEGDARERAMDGLRSLVQNDVGDLDVDVDLGVRHDDFPTVTLDGPDEVAARNVLVETWGEITDEFEAGETYVGTLESWDDEGFVLDAGQEIRIPTGEIGLGPGAPAQIRERFGLVQHVPLRFTYGEPSSLAEAEHDRLFEWTRGTGRLNVNSATRGEVRATVNRAGHARDIVTVERLGLLEQSVVCKEGTDPPGLLAAVGEHLRSELLCVVP, encoded by the coding sequence ATGGTCGTCCTCGCAACGAAGCTGTACGTCGAGGGCGACGCACGCGAACGAGCGATGGACGGCCTCCGCTCGCTCGTCCAGAACGACGTCGGGGACCTCGACGTGGATGTCGACCTCGGCGTGCGTCACGACGACTTCCCGACGGTCACCCTCGACGGCCCCGACGAGGTGGCCGCGCGCAACGTCCTCGTCGAGACGTGGGGCGAGATCACCGACGAGTTCGAGGCCGGCGAGACGTACGTCGGCACGCTCGAATCCTGGGACGACGAGGGCTTCGTCCTCGACGCGGGCCAGGAGATCCGCATCCCCACCGGGGAGATCGGACTCGGCCCGGGCGCGCCCGCCCAGATACGGGAACGCTTCGGCCTCGTCCAGCACGTCCCGCTCCGGTTCACGTACGGTGAGCCGTCGTCGCTCGCGGAGGCCGAACACGACCGCCTCTTCGAGTGGACGCGTGGCACCGGCCGGTTGAACGTCAACAGCGCGACCCGCGGCGAGGTGCGCGCGACCGTCAACCGCGCAGGCCACGCCCGCGACATAGTCACCGTCGAACGACTCGGGCTGCTCGAACAGAGCGTCGTCTGCAAGGAGGGAACGGACCCACCGGGGCTGCTCGCCGCGGTCGGCGAACACCTGCGTTCGGAACTGCTCTGCGTCGTTCCATGA
- a CDS encoding SDR family NAD(P)-dependent oxidoreductase: MVRPEVGASVQHRDLEGATALVTGATGGVGREVALALGRLGADVHVHGRNADRGERVASDLRGLGADASFFLAEYTDLDQVETLAERVRDRVDELDVLVNNAGAHFDEGRLTDLGVERTFHANHLAPFLLTNRLRDVLASGGRIVTVSSEVHRRASLDFEELTAVDAYEGLDAYARSKLANVLFARELARRTDDLTSVSCHPGFVPATGIWRNAPLPVRAVMLVLSAVPRSLTFGRVDTPSSAAVTPTFLAATDREDGENGAYFRDCAPVEPSPEASDDALAERLWEWSAQRVSL; this comes from the coding sequence ATGGTGCGACCGGAAGTCGGCGCGAGCGTACAGCACCGCGACCTCGAGGGAGCGACGGCGCTCGTGACCGGCGCGACGGGCGGCGTGGGTCGCGAGGTCGCGCTCGCGCTCGGGCGACTCGGAGCGGACGTACACGTCCACGGGCGGAACGCCGACCGCGGCGAGCGCGTGGCCAGCGACCTCCGCGGACTGGGCGCGGACGCCTCGTTCTTTCTTGCGGAGTACACCGACCTCGACCAGGTCGAGACCCTCGCAGAGCGCGTCCGCGACCGCGTCGACGAACTGGACGTGCTGGTGAACAACGCCGGAGCGCACTTCGACGAGGGGCGGCTGACCGACCTGGGGGTCGAGCGGACGTTCCACGCCAACCACCTCGCGCCGTTCCTGCTGACGAACCGGCTCCGCGACGTCCTGGCCTCCGGGGGCCGCATCGTCACCGTCTCCTCTGAGGTCCACCGTCGCGCGTCCCTCGACTTCGAGGAACTGACCGCCGTCGACGCCTACGAGGGCCTCGACGCCTACGCCCGCTCGAAACTCGCGAACGTACTGTTCGCCCGGGAACTCGCACGGCGGACCGACGACCTGACCTCCGTCTCCTGTCACCCGGGGTTCGTGCCAGCGACCGGCATCTGGCGGAACGCCCCGCTGCCCGTGCGAGCGGTGATGCTCGTGCTCTCGGCAGTCCCGCGGTCGTTGACGTTCGGCCGCGTCGACACGCCGTCGTCGGCCGCGGTGACGCCGACGTTCCTCGCCGCGACCGACCGCGAGGACGGCGAGAACGGCGCGTACTTCCGGGACTGCGCGCCCGTCGAGCCGTCCCCGGAGGCGAGCGACGACGCGCTCGCCGAGCGGCTCTGGGAGTGGAGCGCCCAGCGCGTGAGCCTCTGA
- a CDS encoding RAD55 family ATPase, with translation MAGYDVADHLPVDEIAAGTNLLVAGPPLTGKRELALEVLDGGCERGEGGIVVGTRDSTKSIRKRAPNVWTAVKQNRGGIVDCVTRQRGESTRDQDLVKYVGSPGDITDIGIRLGGIFQALESNCEQARMNVSTISTMLMYADTRRVYRFLHVFAGHVERLDWLGFGVLDTSSREAFDVLAPLYDGLIQTRATDDGTELRVVGLGQGRTAWVPY, from the coding sequence ATGGCTGGGTACGACGTCGCCGACCACCTCCCCGTCGACGAGATAGCCGCGGGGACGAACCTGCTCGTCGCCGGTCCTCCACTGACGGGGAAACGCGAGCTGGCGCTCGAAGTCCTCGACGGCGGCTGCGAGCGCGGCGAGGGCGGCATCGTGGTCGGCACCCGGGACAGCACGAAGTCGATCCGCAAGCGCGCGCCGAACGTCTGGACGGCGGTCAAGCAGAACCGTGGCGGCATCGTCGACTGTGTCACGCGCCAGCGCGGGGAGTCGACACGCGACCAGGACCTCGTGAAGTACGTCGGGTCGCCCGGCGACATCACGGACATCGGCATCCGCCTCGGTGGCATCTTCCAGGCGCTCGAGTCGAACTGCGAGCAGGCCCGGATGAACGTCTCCACGATCTCGACGATGCTGATGTACGCGGACACGCGACGCGTCTACCGGTTCCTCCACGTGTTCGCCGGCCACGTCGAGCGCCTCGACTGGCTCGGGTTCGGCGTGCTGGACACCAGCAGCAGGGAGGCCTTCGACGTGCTCGCGCCGCTGTACGACGGGCTGATTCAGACGCGAGCGACGGACGACGGGACAGAACTCCGCGTGGTGGGTCTCGGCCAGGGCCGCACCGCGTGGGTCCCCTACTGA
- a CDS encoding PrkA family serine protein kinase — MTETLERLSEQYKESVPSDLRDARSYDWYLETLYDDPSIARNAHQRLADMFDYYGSNTEDGVVEYKLASEDPLGEGANTFFGREVHESIHEFVNKVKSGARGLGPEKRIILLLGPVGSGKSDVDRQVRRYYEDYTAKEEGRLYTFRWTNLCSVIDDQDPNDDTVTSPMHQDPLVLLPNEQRQQIIEDLNERLDAPYSLRNEQALDPASEFYMDELLAHYDDDLEAVLDNHVEVVRLVASENRRDCIETFEPKDKKNQDETELTGDVNYSKLAVYGESDPRAFDYAGAFCNANRGIFSGEELLKLQREFLYDFLHATQEQTIKPKNNPRIDIDQVIVGRTNMPEYRDKRADEKMEAFNDRTKRVDFPYVLEYEEEALIYDKLLSNADVPDIHVEPHTLDMAGLFGVLTRVKEPDNDRVGLLEKAKAYNGELDEVDDVDPEKLREEAADSSEREGMKGVSPRFVGDEIAAAIMQSMDRERGFLSPLTVFNRLEDNVGQHGSIPEEVVEDYQRLLELVREEYRERAIEDVRHALAYDLDEIQRQGEKYMDHVMAYIDDDTVADELTGREQEPDETFLRAVEEQLGVPEDRKDDFRQEVSNWVSRRAREGEPFDPQDNDRLRRALERKLWEDKKHNINFSALVSNAEFDDDGDGNDWVAALVDRGYSEAGAREVLEFAGAEVAKAELES; from the coding sequence ATGACGGAAACCCTCGAACGCCTCAGCGAACAGTACAAGGAATCAGTCCCGTCGGACCTCCGCGACGCCCGGAGCTACGACTGGTATCTGGAGACCCTGTACGACGACCCCTCCATCGCGCGGAACGCCCACCAGCGGCTAGCAGACATGTTCGACTACTACGGCTCGAACACGGAGGACGGGGTCGTCGAGTACAAACTGGCATCCGAGGACCCACTCGGCGAGGGTGCGAACACCTTCTTCGGGCGCGAAGTCCACGAGTCCATCCACGAGTTCGTCAACAAGGTCAAGAGCGGCGCTCGCGGCCTCGGTCCGGAGAAACGCATCATCCTCCTGCTCGGTCCCGTCGGCTCCGGGAAGTCCGACGTCGACCGCCAGGTGCGACGCTACTACGAGGACTACACCGCCAAGGAGGAGGGACGGCTGTACACCTTCCGGTGGACGAACCTCTGCTCGGTCATCGACGACCAGGACCCCAACGACGACACCGTCACCTCCCCGATGCACCAGGACCCGCTGGTGTTGCTCCCGAACGAACAGCGCCAGCAGATCATTGAGGACCTCAACGAGCGCCTCGACGCACCGTACTCGCTGCGCAACGAGCAGGCCCTCGACCCGGCCAGCGAGTTCTACATGGACGAACTGCTGGCCCACTACGACGACGACCTGGAGGCCGTCCTCGACAACCACGTCGAGGTGGTGAGGCTCGTCGCCAGCGAGAACCGCAGGGACTGCATCGAGACCTTCGAGCCCAAGGACAAGAAGAACCAGGACGAGACCGAGCTGACCGGCGACGTGAACTACTCGAAGCTCGCGGTGTACGGCGAGAGCGACCCGCGAGCGTTCGACTACGCGGGCGCGTTCTGTAACGCCAACCGGGGCATCTTCTCCGGGGAGGAACTGCTCAAACTACAGCGGGAGTTCCTCTACGACTTCCTGCACGCCACACAGGAGCAGACGATCAAGCCGAAGAACAACCCCCGCATCGACATCGACCAGGTCATCGTCGGCCGAACGAACATGCCCGAGTACCGGGACAAGCGCGCCGACGAAAAGATGGAGGCGTTCAACGACCGCACGAAGCGCGTCGACTTCCCGTACGTCCTCGAGTACGAGGAGGAGGCGCTCATCTACGACAAACTCCTGTCGAACGCCGACGTGCCCGACATCCACGTCGAACCCCACACCCTCGACATGGCGGGGCTGTTCGGCGTGCTCACCCGCGTCAAGGAGCCCGACAACGACAGGGTGGGCCTCCTCGAGAAGGCGAAGGCGTACAACGGCGAACTCGACGAGGTCGACGACGTCGACCCCGAGAAGCTCCGCGAGGAGGCCGCCGACTCCAGCGAGCGCGAGGGCATGAAAGGCGTCAGCCCGCGGTTCGTCGGCGACGAGATAGCGGCGGCCATCATGCAGTCGATGGACCGCGAGCGCGGGTTCCTCTCGCCACTCACCGTCTTCAACCGCCTGGAGGACAACGTCGGCCAGCACGGCTCCATCCCGGAGGAGGTCGTCGAGGACTACCAGCGCCTCCTCGAACTCGTCCGCGAGGAGTACCGCGAGCGCGCCATCGAGGACGTGCGCCACGCACTCGCCTACGACCTGGACGAGATCCAGCGCCAGGGCGAGAAGTACATGGACCACGTGATGGCGTACATCGACGACGACACCGTCGCCGACGAACTCACGGGCCGCGAGCAGGAGCCCGACGAGACGTTCCTGCGGGCCGTCGAGGAGCAACTCGGCGTCCCCGAGGACCGCAAGGACGACTTCCGCCAGGAGGTCTCGAACTGGGTCAGCCGCCGCGCCCGCGAGGGCGAGCCGTTCGACCCGCAGGACAACGACCGCCTGCGCCGCGCACTCGAGCGCAAGCTCTGGGAGGACAAGAAACACAACATCAACTTCTCGGCGCTCGTCTCGAACGCGGAGTTCGACGACGACGGCGACGGCAACGACTGGGTGGCC
- a CDS encoding helix-turn-helix domain-containing protein, whose amino-acid sequence MADSLAAQLERDLACENLLGCLHGLSDLDRECFQALVESDDPLTVDELTDSVDRERSTAYRSVHRLVDAGVVRKRQRNSEAGGYYHVYRPADPDVVADDMQRRLNDWYAKMSGLIGEFRTEYGEE is encoded by the coding sequence ATGGCAGACTCACTGGCCGCCCAGCTAGAGCGGGACCTCGCCTGTGAGAACCTCCTCGGCTGCCTCCACGGTCTCTCGGACCTCGACCGCGAGTGTTTCCAGGCGCTCGTCGAGAGCGACGACCCGCTGACTGTCGACGAACTCACCGACAGCGTCGACCGCGAGCGTTCGACGGCCTACCGGTCGGTCCACCGCCTCGTCGACGCCGGCGTCGTCCGCAAGCGCCAGCGTAACTCCGAGGCAGGGGGGTACTACCACGTCTACCGTCCCGCGGACCCCGACGTGGTCGCCGACGACATGCAGCGCCGCCTCAACGACTGGTACGCGAAGATGAGCGGCCTGATCGGGGAGTTCCGCACCGAGTACGGCGAGGAGTGA
- a CDS encoding PadR family transcriptional regulator, translating into MDDLTGFQRDLLVVAAGLEEPNGLDIKSELEQYYTSEINHGRLYPNLNTLVEKGLVEKGQKDERTNQYVVTDRGERELRARRDWEQDYVEAAEGEETLVAD; encoded by the coding sequence ATGGACGACCTCACCGGCTTCCAGCGCGACCTCCTCGTCGTCGCCGCGGGCCTCGAGGAACCGAACGGCCTCGACATCAAGAGCGAACTGGAACAGTACTACACCTCCGAGATCAACCACGGACGCCTCTACCCGAACCTCAATACGCTCGTCGAGAAGGGACTCGTCGAGAAGGGCCAGAAAGACGAGCGGACGAACCAGTACGTCGTCACGGACCGCGGGGAGCGAGAACTCCGCGCCCGCCGGGACTGGGAGCAGGACTACGTCGAGGCCGCCGAGGGCGAAGAGACGCTCGTCGCGGACTGA